A DNA window from Amycolatopsis sp. DSM 110486 contains the following coding sequences:
- a CDS encoding FkbM family methyltransferase, with protein sequence MRRRFEYCARSGVTRVNFLKVDVEGAEFEVVRGFTKMFESGGIDAVQFEYGPLTLAGRRCLQDYYTFFSDVGMRVGKIYPAYVKLFDRYYPGLDDFRWANFAAVRPSVVEDLPGLFATV encoded by the coding sequence ATGCGGCGACGCTTCGAGTACTGCGCCCGTAGCGGTGTTACGCGCGTCAACTTCCTGAAGGTGGACGTCGAAGGCGCTGAGTTCGAGGTCGTTCGTGGTTTCACGAAGATGTTCGAAAGCGGTGGGATCGATGCGGTGCAGTTCGAGTACGGGCCGCTGACGTTGGCCGGACGGCGATGCCTGCAGGACTACTACACGTTCTTCTCCGATGTCGGGATGCGGGTGGGCAAGATCTATCCTGCTTATGTCAAGCTTTTCGATCGTTATTACCCCGGGCTGGACGATTTCCGCTGGGCGAACTTCGCGGCGGTACGGCCGTCGGTGGTGGAGGATCTGCCCGGCTTGTTCGCCACGGTCTGA
- a CDS encoding class I SAM-dependent methyltransferase, with the protein MGNEAHFATDLYQGTAGYYDRYRLPYPAAMLTHLVESAHLSGQGRLLDLACGTGQLAFPLSPHFAEVWAVDQEPDMVEVVRAKSAAEDGLRPIVAGAETLDAQPDYFELAVVGNAFHRLDRDLVARRLLHWLTPGGHLALCWSTSPWAGGEDWQRTLAATLKRWQQQLDAEHRVPESAGQARQHRPDPDVLAAAGFEIAGRHAFTVEHHWSLAELAGHIRSTSFLPPAVLRDRAEEFDADLAASLRPHSDSGIFTENVSFAYDLARKPA; encoded by the coding sequence ATGGGCAACGAGGCGCACTTCGCCACTGACCTCTACCAGGGAACCGCCGGGTACTACGACCGCTACCGCCTGCCGTATCCCGCCGCCATGCTCACCCACCTGGTCGAGAGCGCCCACCTGTCCGGGCAGGGCCGCCTGCTCGATCTGGCCTGCGGCACCGGCCAGCTCGCATTCCCGCTCAGTCCCCACTTCGCCGAGGTGTGGGCGGTGGACCAGGAACCGGATATGGTCGAGGTGGTCCGCGCCAAGTCGGCCGCCGAGGACGGGCTTCGGCCCATCGTCGCCGGCGCCGAGACGCTCGATGCGCAACCGGACTATTTCGAGCTGGCCGTGGTCGGCAACGCCTTCCACCGACTGGACCGTGACCTGGTCGCCCGCCGGCTGCTCCACTGGCTCACCCCCGGCGGGCACCTCGCCCTGTGCTGGTCCACCTCCCCCTGGGCAGGCGGGGAGGACTGGCAGCGAACTCTCGCGGCGACCCTGAAGCGCTGGCAACAGCAACTCGATGCCGAACACAGGGTCCCAGAGAGCGCGGGCCAGGCACGCCAGCACCGACCCGATCCCGATGTGCTGGCCGCGGCCGGGTTCGAAATCGCCGGCCGGCACGCGTTCACGGTCGAGCACCACTGGAGCCTGGCGGAACTCGCCGGCCACATCCGCTCGACGTCGTTCCTCCCACCCGCGGTCCTCCGTGACAGGGCCGAGGAATTCGATGCCGACCTCGCCGCCAGCCTCCGCCCGCACAGCGACAGCGGGATCTTCACCGAGAACGTGAGCTTCGCCTACGACCTCGCCCGCAAGCCCGCCTGA